In Aliiglaciecola sp. LCG003, a genomic segment contains:
- a CDS encoding TIGR01777 family oxidoreductase, whose translation MNILITGGTGLIGSTLIPRLLTHNHTITVLTRSLESAKAQLPEGIALIKDLSQLENLDEYQAVINLAGEPIVNKRWSDSQKRKLEQSRWSITEELVTLINASESPPEVFISGSAVGFYGRQDQTPIDETFSAPYDEFSHRLCKTWEDIALRAQASSRVCILRTGIVLASNGGALNKMVLPFKFGLGGPIGSGEHYMSWIHIDDMVDGILFLLEHQKCKGVYNFTAPVPVTNKQFSYALASAINRPSVISTPPIILKLLMGEMADLLIYGQNVLPTRLTEDGFTFIYNDIDDALNSLAL comes from the coding sequence TTGAACATACTTATTACCGGAGGAACCGGTTTAATCGGCTCTACATTAATTCCAAGATTGTTAACTCACAATCATACTATCACCGTCCTCACACGTTCGTTGGAATCGGCTAAGGCCCAATTGCCTGAAGGCATCGCACTTATCAAAGACTTGAGCCAGCTTGAGAACCTTGATGAATATCAGGCAGTGATCAATCTTGCCGGTGAGCCCATTGTCAATAAACGCTGGAGTGATTCACAAAAGCGCAAACTAGAGCAAAGTCGTTGGAGTATTACCGAAGAATTAGTGACTTTGATAAACGCCAGTGAAAGTCCTCCCGAGGTATTTATAAGCGGCTCCGCCGTTGGTTTTTACGGTAGACAAGATCAAACCCCTATTGATGAGACATTCTCTGCGCCTTATGACGAGTTTAGCCATAGGCTATGTAAGACTTGGGAAGATATCGCCCTAAGAGCTCAAGCCTCTAGCCGGGTATGTATATTGCGAACAGGGATAGTACTCGCCAGCAATGGCGGCGCTTTAAATAAGATGGTATTACCGTTTAAATTTGGCTTGGGCGGGCCTATCGGATCAGGAGAGCATTATATGTCTTGGATCCACATTGACGATATGGTGGATGGCATACTGTTTCTACTGGAACACCAAAAATGTAAAGGGGTGTATAACTTTACGGCTCCAGTCCCTGTAACCAACAAGCAATTTTCCTATGCATTGGCCAGTGCGATCAACCGCCCCAGCGTGATTTCTACTCCGCCAATAATATTGAAACTACTGATGGGTGAAATGGCCGACTTGTTGATTTACGGGCAGAATGTGTTGCCTACTCGATTAACCGAGGATGGTTTTACATTTATTTATAACGATATTGACGATGCATTAAATAGCCTAGCGCTTTGA
- a CDS encoding aminodeoxychorismate/anthranilate synthase component II has translation MNKPISVFLLDNFDSFTYNLVDELRGLGHELTIYRNSVSADKIFKRMQQQSDSSQVVLLLSPGPGTPKDAGCLLTLLNLVKGHFPVLGICLGHQAIVQSYGGDVVRSDEVMHGKASYINHSAQGVFANLPSPLPVARYHSLMASNMPPELPVIAQYNDIPMAVSHTKDMMLGFQFHPESILTSQGSQLLDQSIHYLTQKA, from the coding sequence ATGAACAAGCCGATCAGTGTCTTCCTGTTAGATAATTTTGACTCTTTCACTTATAACCTAGTGGATGAGCTTAGAGGCTTAGGCCATGAGCTCACCATATATCGCAACTCTGTCTCGGCAGACAAGATATTCAAACGCATGCAGCAGCAATCTGATTCAAGCCAAGTCGTCTTGTTATTGTCACCTGGCCCAGGTACACCAAAAGACGCAGGCTGTTTGTTAACTCTACTGAATCTAGTTAAAGGTCATTTCCCGGTTTTGGGCATTTGCCTTGGTCATCAGGCCATAGTGCAGTCTTATGGTGGCGACGTGGTGCGCAGTGACGAAGTGATGCACGGCAAAGCATCCTATATTAATCATTCTGCTCAAGGCGTTTTTGCTAACTTGCCTAGCCCATTGCCTGTTGCTCGATACCATTCACTCATGGCCAGCAATATGCCACCTGAATTACCGGTGATCGCCCAGTACAATGATATCCCCATGGCTGTTAGTCACACCAAGGACATGATGTTAGGCTTCCAATTTCATCCCGAATCCATTTTAACCTCTCAAGGTAGCCAGTTGCTTGACCAAAGCATCCATTACCTGACGCAAAAGGCATAA
- the trpB gene encoding tryptophan synthase subunit beta gives MNNLSSKFGDYGGMYVPELLIPALDQLEQAFIDAQQDPDFQAEFMGLLKDYAGRPTAMTLSRNLVNNPKVKLYLKREDLLHGGAHKTNQVLGQALLTKRMGKTEVIAETGAGQHGVATALACALMGLKARIYMGAKDVERQAPNVFRMRLMGAEVIPVTAGSGTLKDAVNEAMRDWSANYDKAHYLLGTAAGPHPFPTIVREFHRMIGEETRAQIMEKEGRLPDAVVACVGGGSNAIGMFADFIDEPSVRLIGVEPAGKGLHTAEHGAAICTGSKGILHGAYSYIMQDADGQIEESYSVSAGLDYPAVGPQHAYLHDIGRAEYVAVTDTEALNAFQLLARKEGIIPALESAHGLAYAIDMAEEAEDGTIIVLNLSGRGDKDLAHVHSILGDQQ, from the coding sequence ATGAATAACTTATCAAGTAAATTTGGTGACTACGGGGGTATGTACGTACCTGAGCTTTTGATCCCAGCCTTGGATCAATTAGAACAAGCCTTTATTGATGCTCAACAAGACCCAGATTTTCAAGCAGAATTCATGGGATTGTTGAAAGATTATGCTGGCCGTCCAACGGCTATGACCTTAAGTCGCAATCTAGTTAATAACCCGAAGGTTAAATTGTACCTTAAACGTGAAGATCTGCTCCACGGTGGTGCGCACAAAACCAATCAAGTACTTGGACAGGCATTGCTAACCAAACGCATGGGTAAGACAGAAGTCATCGCCGAAACCGGCGCGGGCCAACACGGTGTAGCCACAGCACTTGCCTGTGCTTTGATGGGGTTAAAAGCCAGAATTTACATGGGTGCGAAAGATGTCGAACGACAAGCGCCAAATGTATTTAGAATGCGTTTGATGGGAGCTGAAGTAATTCCTGTCACCGCAGGCTCTGGCACATTGAAAGATGCAGTAAATGAAGCCATGCGCGATTGGTCAGCCAATTATGACAAAGCACATTATTTGTTGGGTACCGCTGCCGGTCCTCACCCTTTCCCAACTATTGTACGCGAATTTCATCGCATGATCGGTGAAGAAACCCGTGCACAGATAATGGAAAAAGAAGGCCGTTTGCCTGATGCAGTAGTGGCCTGTGTGGGTGGCGGCTCTAATGCTATCGGTATGTTTGCCGATTTTATTGACGAGCCCAGTGTGCGCTTAATCGGCGTAGAGCCGGCGGGTAAAGGTCTGCATACCGCCGAACATGGTGCAGCTATTTGTACCGGTAGCAAAGGTATATTACACGGTGCCTATAGTTATATCATGCAAGATGCTGACGGACAGATCGAAGAGTCTTACTCTGTTTCAGCTGGACTTGACTACCCTGCTGTAGGTCCCCAACATGCATACTTGCATGATATTGGCCGCGCAGAGTATGTCGCCGTTACAGATACGGAAGCATTAAATGCGTTTCAGTTATTAGCTCGCAAGGAAGGTATTATCCCTGCCCTAGAGTCAGCACATGGTTTAGCCTATGCCATTGATATGGCAGAAGAAGCAGAAGATGGCACAATTATCGTGCTAAATTTATCCGGTCGTGGAGACAAAGATCTTGCCCACGTACATAGCATTCTAGGAGATCAGCAATGA
- the folX gene encoding dihydroneopterin triphosphate 2'-epimerase → MKLNSATIRIKNLRLRTYIGINEDEILNKQDVVVNVKITYNASHATDSDDMQDALNYKTITKRIIKLVEDNRFSLLEKLTSDVLAIAAEHPWVTYAEAEVDKPHALRFSDSVSLCLSCSKE, encoded by the coding sequence ATGAAGTTGAATTCAGCCACCATACGTATCAAAAACCTGCGATTGCGCACTTATATCGGCATAAATGAAGATGAAATACTTAATAAGCAAGACGTAGTGGTCAATGTGAAAATCACCTACAACGCAAGTCATGCAACCGACTCAGATGATATGCAAGATGCTCTAAATTACAAAACAATCACTAAGCGGATCATTAAATTAGTAGAAGATAATCGCTTTTCGCTACTTGAAAAACTTACCTCCGATGTGCTGGCAATTGCCGCTGAACATCCTTGGGTAACCTATGCAGAAGCCGAAGTTGATAAACCCCACGCACTGCGCTTTTCTGATTCAGTGTCCTTGTGTCTTTCTTGCTCAAAAGAGTAA
- the arfB gene encoding alternative ribosome rescue aminoacyl-tRNA hydrolase ArfB → MANLSITPYVSIAEDEFDMTAIRAQGAGGQNVNKVSSAIHLRFDIQASSLPEHYKEALLSSRDSRLTNDGVLIIKAQSYRTQEQNKEDAIARLLEIIQKAGEKPKPRRATKPTKSSQIRRVEGKKKQAKIKTMRRKVDLE, encoded by the coding sequence ATGGCTAATCTAAGCATCACGCCTTATGTGAGTATTGCTGAAGACGAATTTGATATGACAGCCATCCGCGCCCAAGGTGCGGGTGGTCAGAATGTTAATAAAGTATCTAGTGCGATCCATTTACGCTTCGATATACAAGCTTCATCATTACCCGAACACTATAAAGAGGCTTTACTTAGCAGCCGTGATAGTCGCTTAACCAATGATGGCGTGTTGATTATCAAAGCCCAGAGTTACCGCACTCAGGAACAGAATAAAGAGGACGCGATTGCGCGATTATTAGAAATCATCCAAAAGGCCGGTGAAAAGCCCAAACCTCGGCGTGCCACCAAACCGACAAAATCGTCACAAATACGTCGGGTCGAAGGTAAAAAGAAACAAGCCAAAATAAAAACTATGCGCAGAAAAGTTGATTTAGAGTAA
- the trpCF gene encoding bifunctional indole-3-glycerol-phosphate synthase TrpC/phosphoribosylanthranilate isomerase TrpF has product MANVLEKIVADKHQELSQRKEQLPLESFISTLTPSDRSFYDALAHPNAGFIFECKKASPSKGLIREDFNLDEIIQAYLPYAACISVLTDEKYFQGKFEYLEYVRDRVHQPVLNKDFFVAPYQIYLARYHHADAVLLMLSVLDDESYQQLAELAAQYQLDVLTEVSNETEVHRAIALGAKIIGINNRDLRDLSTDLATTEKLVPLIKASSHQCLIISESGIYTNKDVRRLASLVDGFLVGSSVMAEQNISRAVKKLLYGTVKVCGITCIEDAQHVKDSGALYAGLIFADGSPRKIALPKAKQIVNAVPFAYVGVFVNATIPLIVEYANTLKLSAVQLHGNEQQTFIDELRDQLPQHCQIWKALAVTFGDTELLSPTVFRNLDCIVYDCKVGNQSGGTGKQFDWQLLSQLPATNSVFVAGGITPENISLAANTPAQGIDINSGVEVAPGIKDHNKITQAFSALRTFK; this is encoded by the coding sequence GTGGCAAATGTGTTAGAAAAAATTGTGGCTGACAAACATCAGGAGTTGTCCCAACGTAAAGAACAACTGCCGCTGGAGTCGTTTATCAGCACACTGACACCCTCGGACAGAAGCTTTTACGATGCTTTGGCACACCCTAACGCTGGCTTTATTTTTGAATGTAAAAAAGCCTCACCTTCCAAAGGGCTGATCCGCGAAGATTTCAATTTAGATGAAATTATTCAAGCATATTTACCCTACGCAGCCTGTATTTCGGTACTTACCGATGAAAAGTATTTCCAAGGTAAGTTCGAGTATCTGGAATATGTGCGTGATAGGGTTCATCAGCCAGTGCTCAATAAGGATTTTTTTGTCGCCCCCTATCAGATTTATCTGGCCAGATATCACCATGCTGACGCGGTTTTATTGATGCTATCGGTGCTAGATGATGAAAGCTATCAACAACTTGCTGAATTAGCTGCTCAATATCAACTCGACGTATTAACTGAGGTGAGTAACGAAACTGAAGTACACAGAGCAATTGCCTTGGGTGCAAAGATCATTGGTATTAATAACCGAGATCTTCGTGACCTAAGCACGGACCTTGCGACAACCGAAAAATTGGTTCCCTTGATAAAAGCCTCGTCACATCAATGCTTAATTATTTCTGAGTCGGGTATCTATACCAATAAAGATGTTCGAAGATTGGCATCGCTGGTTGATGGCTTTTTGGTTGGCAGCTCTGTCATGGCCGAACAGAATATTAGCCGTGCAGTGAAAAAACTGCTTTATGGAACAGTGAAAGTTTGCGGTATCACCTGTATAGAAGACGCGCAACACGTTAAAGATAGTGGTGCACTCTATGCGGGCTTAATATTTGCCGATGGCTCCCCTCGCAAGATAGCACTCCCAAAAGCCAAGCAGATTGTAAACGCGGTTCCTTTTGCTTATGTCGGTGTATTTGTCAATGCCACAATCCCTTTGATTGTTGAATATGCCAACACCTTGAAGTTATCTGCTGTGCAGTTGCACGGTAATGAACAACAAACCTTTATAGACGAACTGCGTGATCAACTCCCCCAACATTGCCAGATATGGAAAGCGCTAGCGGTAACTTTTGGAGATACAGAATTGTTGTCACCGACTGTTTTTCGAAACCTAGACTGCATTGTCTACGACTGTAAGGTAGGTAATCAATCAGGTGGCACAGGAAAACAATTCGATTGGCAATTGTTATCCCAACTACCGGCAACTAATTCGGTCTTCGTTGCTGGAGGCATTACCCCAGAGAATATTAGCCTAGCCGCCAACACGCCTGCCCAAGGCATAGATATTAACTCTGGGGTGGAAGTTGCGCCGGGAATTAAAGATCACAACAAAATTACTCAAGCGTTTAGCGCGCTTAGAACCTTTAAATGA
- a CDS encoding ATP-binding protein, producing the protein MIKLSLRLRSFAATLVALLLFIPLTVITLEQAYTNSLSQSMLEQLRVQSLTLIAEFEMIDGQPDMPEQLFNDRLNIPGSGLYAFIKIDGETVWQSLSTLNWIQQPELKVADIGQEVFIQNYHLVSDYFLFSYTAEFEKKHDFVPVSFFIIQDKRMFDKERQTFANTLWYWLGFIGLLLLILLLISMNMALSPINTLIEQIKQAEQGQIERITNPYPPELEKLKSSINHLLNTEQQQRSRYKNSLSDLAHSLKTPLAVLLGNEQLPKSTLEPLKQIDNIIQRQLKRAVAGTGSGWEQAIEVAPIVAKLHNAMLKVHAAKALHLSVGVAEGCAFHGDKTDLMEMLGNLLDNACKAATHKVSINASQTNLLLRIVIDDDGPGIAPEHREALLQRGTRLDSYIEGQGIGLALVTDLVSAYNGSLTIANSPLGGASIALTFPVHQG; encoded by the coding sequence ATGATCAAGTTATCGCTACGCTTACGCAGTTTTGCCGCCACCCTAGTGGCACTTTTGCTTTTCATTCCTTTAACTGTCATTACCCTAGAACAGGCTTATACCAATAGTCTTAGTCAATCTATGCTTGAGCAACTTAGAGTGCAGAGTCTAACCCTGATAGCAGAGTTCGAAATGATCGATGGGCAACCTGACATGCCTGAACAATTATTCAACGACAGATTAAATATACCCGGCTCAGGCTTATATGCATTTATTAAAATCGATGGGGAAACCGTCTGGCAATCCTTGTCTACGTTAAATTGGATCCAACAGCCTGAGCTGAAGGTAGCAGATATTGGCCAAGAGGTGTTTATTCAAAATTACCATTTGGTGTCGGACTATTTTTTGTTTTCATATACCGCAGAATTTGAAAAAAAACACGACTTTGTCCCCGTCAGTTTCTTTATCATTCAAGATAAGCGTATGTTTGATAAAGAACGTCAAACTTTCGCTAATACATTATGGTACTGGTTGGGCTTCATAGGCTTATTATTGTTGATACTGTTATTGATCAGTATGAATATGGCGCTAAGCCCAATCAATACCTTGATTGAGCAAATCAAACAAGCCGAACAAGGCCAAATCGAGCGGATTACTAATCCCTACCCTCCAGAACTAGAAAAACTAAAAAGCAGTATTAATCACCTACTTAATACCGAGCAACAGCAACGAAGTCGCTACAAAAACAGTTTGAGTGATTTAGCTCATAGCCTAAAAACGCCATTAGCAGTATTGCTAGGCAATGAACAACTGCCCAAATCCACCCTAGAGCCGCTGAAGCAGATTGACAACATTATTCAACGGCAACTGAAACGGGCTGTAGCGGGCACTGGCAGCGGCTGGGAACAGGCTATTGAGGTCGCACCTATTGTAGCTAAACTACACAATGCGATGCTCAAGGTCCATGCGGCTAAGGCGTTACATTTATCCGTGGGTGTCGCTGAGGGCTGTGCATTTCACGGCGACAAGACAGACCTTATGGAGATGCTTGGAAACTTACTAGATAACGCCTGCAAAGCAGCTACCCATAAGGTTTCAATTAACGCTAGCCAGACAAATTTGCTTCTGCGCATCGTGATTGATGATGACGGTCCGGGCATAGCCCCAGAGCATCGAGAAGCCTTGTTACAACGAGGCACTCGCTTGGACAGTTACATTGAAGGCCAAGGTATAGGCTTGGCATTGGTGACAGATTTGGTCAGCGCCTACAACGGCAGCTTGACTATTGCCAACTCCCCCCTTGGCGGCGCTTCAATAGCACTCACCTTCCCGGTTCACCAAGGCTAA
- a CDS encoding PepSY domain-containing protein, protein MQAKWALHVFLLLLTLLFAGQVSAQNNGNAEIDKAQAVQKAQQQAKGRVLRVDQSKTKYKVKVLQKSGRVVTVDVDKRSGQVTKQRSKDK, encoded by the coding sequence ATGCAGGCTAAATGGGCTTTACATGTTTTCTTATTACTGCTGACATTGCTATTTGCAGGCCAGGTGTCTGCTCAAAATAACGGTAATGCAGAAATCGACAAAGCACAAGCCGTGCAAAAGGCCCAACAACAAGCCAAAGGTAGAGTGTTGAGGGTGGATCAAAGTAAAACAAAATACAAAGTTAAAGTGTTACAAAAGTCCGGACGGGTGGTCACTGTTGATGTTGATAAGCGTTCAGGGCAAGTAACCAAACAACGTAGTAAGGATAAATAA
- a CDS encoding AI-2E family transporter, whose translation MEIKSPTAVKALLVLASLVIVLAGIKAASAIVVPFLLSVFIAMACNPIINWASRYKIPRWLSVISVILLIVIFGFMLAGLVGNSMAEFRQNLPNYKQQLSGELVWVTTKLESTFNIEVNSELLVSYLDPAIAMNMATNLLTSLGGVLTNFLLILLTVVFMLFEAESVPKKIHIALDDPSMKIRQVDKFLLSVKNYLVIKTVVSIATGGVIGLWLYFLGVDHFLLWAVLAFLLNFIPNIGSIIAAVPAVLLAFVQLGPGIAGLVALGYVVSNTVMGNVIEPRFMGRGLGLSTLVVFLSLIFWGWLLGTVGMLLSVPLTMIVKIALESNQDTQWIALLLDSEDNVEARQDA comes from the coding sequence ATGGAAATTAAGTCACCAACTGCGGTGAAAGCCTTACTGGTCTTAGCCAGTTTGGTTATAGTGCTTGCGGGCATTAAAGCTGCTAGCGCTATCGTTGTTCCCTTCTTGTTATCAGTCTTTATCGCTATGGCATGCAACCCGATTATAAATTGGGCCAGCCGTTATAAAATCCCTCGTTGGCTATCTGTTATATCAGTAATACTGTTAATTGTAATATTTGGATTCATGTTAGCAGGTCTTGTGGGTAACTCTATGGCTGAATTTCGCCAAAATCTGCCCAATTATAAGCAACAATTAAGCGGAGAATTGGTTTGGGTGACCACAAAATTAGAAAGCACTTTTAACATTGAAGTAAACAGTGAATTGTTAGTTTCCTATTTAGATCCGGCTATTGCAATGAATATGGCGACTAATCTTCTTACCAGTCTTGGTGGAGTTTTAACCAATTTTCTACTGATATTATTAACCGTAGTATTTATGTTATTTGAGGCTGAATCCGTGCCTAAAAAAATCCATATTGCGCTGGATGATCCGTCGATGAAAATCCGCCAAGTGGATAAGTTTTTACTTTCAGTTAAAAATTATTTAGTCATCAAAACCGTTGTGAGTATAGCCACTGGGGGAGTTATAGGGCTGTGGTTGTATTTCCTTGGTGTTGATCATTTCCTATTGTGGGCAGTTTTAGCTTTTTTACTCAATTTTATTCCCAATATTGGTTCTATTATCGCTGCCGTGCCTGCGGTTTTATTGGCTTTTGTACAATTAGGTCCTGGAATTGCTGGGTTAGTAGCATTAGGCTATGTGGTCAGTAATACTGTTATGGGTAATGTGATAGAGCCTAGATTTATGGGCCGTGGTTTAGGTCTGTCGACCTTAGTCGTGTTTTTATCATTGATTTTTTGGGGATGGTTGTTGGGGACAGTGGGAATGTTGCTGTCGGTACCACTTACCATGATCGTCAAAATTGCCTTGGAGTCGAATCAAGATACTCAATGGATCGCATTACTACTTGATAGTGAAGACAACGTCGAAGCCCGTCAAGATGCCTAA
- the trpD gene encoding anthranilate phosphoribosyltransferase, producing MNQDLLRTHLESVYQGHNLSQQDCQSLFSLIVKGELNDIVISSLLTALKIKGETPDEIAGAAGALIENASSFERPDYDFADIVGTGGDGHNTINISSAAAIVAASCGLKVAKHGNRSVSSKSGSADLFRTFGMDLGMSAATARECLDQANLSFLFAPNYHAGIKYAMPVRTTLKTRTLFNLLGPLANPAKPTHMMIGVYAPKFVLPFAKTLRLLGYKHALVVHGSGLDELALHGPSQVAELAEDEITQYTLTPAEFGLQQHSLKSIEGGEPEQNKAHIERVLSGQGQEAHQAAIAINAGALLKLTGKVDSYQRGADMAIDAMQSGRALETILSAAIISQQGVN from the coding sequence ATGAATCAAGACCTTCTTCGAACCCATCTTGAATCAGTCTACCAAGGGCATAACTTGTCTCAGCAAGACTGTCAGTCACTGTTTTCCTTAATCGTAAAGGGCGAATTAAATGACATTGTCATTTCATCTTTGCTCACCGCTTTAAAAATAAAGGGTGAAACACCAGATGAAATTGCCGGCGCAGCTGGCGCATTAATTGAAAATGCCAGCTCTTTTGAGCGCCCAGACTATGATTTTGCCGACATAGTAGGCACAGGCGGTGATGGTCACAACACCATTAATATCTCTTCAGCAGCAGCTATAGTAGCGGCAAGCTGTGGATTGAAAGTGGCCAAACACGGTAATCGCAGTGTATCGAGCAAATCGGGCTCTGCTGACTTGTTCCGTACTTTCGGAATGGATCTTGGCATGAGTGCGGCGACTGCCCGTGAATGTTTGGATCAGGCTAATCTGAGTTTTTTATTTGCACCTAATTATCATGCAGGGATCAAATATGCGATGCCTGTGCGCACAACTCTAAAAACCCGCACTTTGTTCAATTTACTGGGACCTTTAGCCAATCCGGCTAAGCCGACTCATATGATGATAGGTGTATATGCGCCAAAATTTGTGCTTCCTTTCGCGAAAACGTTACGCTTACTGGGCTACAAACACGCCTTGGTGGTTCATGGCAGTGGCTTGGACGAATTAGCCTTACATGGTCCATCACAGGTTGCAGAGCTAGCGGAGGATGAAATTACTCAATACACCCTGACCCCAGCTGAGTTTGGTTTACAGCAACATTCACTAAAAAGTATTGAAGGCGGTGAACCAGAACAGAACAAAGCACATATAGAGAGGGTGCTCTCTGGTCAAGGACAAGAAGCCCATCAGGCTGCCATTGCAATTAATGCAGGCGCACTACTAAAATTGACCGGTAAAGTAGATAGTTACCAACGTGGCGCAGATATGGCCATTGATGCGATGCAATCGGGTAGAGCTTTAGAAACTATACTATCTGCTGCAATCATCAGTCAGCAAGGAGTTAACTAA
- a CDS encoding response regulator transcription factor: MRILVVEDDSRLLTQLDQLLQHNGYSVDLADDGKKASYFLNEYPYDLAIIDIGLPIMDGFEVIQQARKNKVTCPILILTARDRWQEKVEGLEAGADDYLTKPFHNEELLARAKALIRRAAGQANPLIEKGPIVLDTTAEEVTVSGNPLDLTAYEYKVLEYLLLNPQKIVSKTELTEHIYDQDFDLDSNVIEVFVGRLRKKLDPDGHFKPIETLRGRGYRINREL, from the coding sequence ATGCGTATTTTGGTGGTAGAGGATGACAGTCGCTTACTCACCCAACTAGATCAACTATTGCAGCATAATGGCTACAGTGTTGATTTAGCAGATGACGGAAAAAAGGCTAGCTATTTCCTCAATGAATACCCTTATGACTTGGCAATAATTGATATTGGCCTGCCCATTATGGACGGTTTTGAGGTGATTCAGCAAGCGCGAAAAAACAAGGTAACCTGCCCAATACTCATTCTTACCGCCCGCGATCGCTGGCAAGAAAAAGTTGAAGGATTAGAGGCAGGCGCTGACGATTACCTCACTAAACCCTTCCATAATGAAGAATTGCTGGCGCGGGCTAAAGCCCTTATTCGTCGAGCAGCAGGACAAGCCAATCCGTTGATTGAAAAAGGACCCATAGTATTAGATACCACAGCTGAAGAGGTAACTGTGTCGGGTAATCCGCTAGATCTCACCGCATACGAATATAAAGTGTTGGAGTATTTGCTGCTCAATCCGCAAAAAATCGTGTCAAAAACTGAATTAACCGAGCACATTTACGATCAAGATTTTGATTTAGATAGCAATGTTATTGAAGTCTTTGTTGGACGCTTACGCAAGAAGCTTGATCCTGATGGGCATTTCAAGCCCATCGAAACATTAAGGGGCCGAGGCTACCGAATTAATCGAGAACTATGA
- a CDS encoding YciI family protein → MLYIIYSEDVQNSLPLRKQSRPAHLQRVEALKTAGRLVLAGPCPAIDNEDPGEAGFTGSLIVAEFDSLAEAQLWADTDPYITAGVYAKVTVKPYKKVLP, encoded by the coding sequence ATGCTATACATTATTTATTCAGAAGATGTACAGAATAGCCTACCGCTTCGCAAACAATCCCGTCCGGCTCATTTACAGCGTGTGGAAGCACTTAAGACCGCAGGTCGATTGGTGTTAGCCGGCCCTTGCCCAGCTATCGATAACGAAGATCCCGGTGAAGCGGGTTTCACCGGCTCATTAATAGTGGCAGAGTTTGACAGCTTAGCCGAAGCACAATTGTGGGCCGACACAGATCCGTACATCACTGCAGGCGTTTATGCTAAAGTCACAGTTAAACCCTACAAGAAGGTGCTACCTTAA
- the trpA gene encoding tryptophan synthase subunit alpha, with protein MSRYANMFEKLKADNQGAFVPFVMLGDPDKQTSFNIIKTLVENGADALELGIPYSDPIADGTTIQNASIRALANKITPADCFDVIKQIRQQFEDIPIGLLLYSNLVVRKGLPNFYHLAAESGVDSILIADVPLREADPFIAAAKANGIQQILIAPPNASDETLAEIGQKSQGYTYLLGRAGVTGAETAATIPADELISKLTRYEVAPPLLGFGISQPAQVAEAIKAGAAGAISGSATVNIIAENLDQPSKMLKELGEFVQQMKAATHK; from the coding sequence ATGAGCCGTTATGCCAACATGTTTGAAAAATTAAAGGCTGACAACCAAGGAGCTTTCGTCCCCTTTGTAATGTTAGGTGATCCGGATAAACAAACTTCGTTCAACATTATCAAAACGTTAGTTGAAAATGGCGCAGATGCGTTAGAGCTGGGTATTCCGTATTCTGATCCTATTGCGGATGGCACTACTATCCAAAATGCCAGTATCCGTGCCTTAGCAAACAAAATCACTCCTGCGGATTGTTTTGACGTGATCAAGCAAATTCGCCAACAGTTCGAAGATATACCAATTGGCCTCTTGTTATATAGCAATTTAGTCGTCAGAAAAGGCCTACCGAATTTTTATCACTTGGCAGCCGAGTCAGGTGTTGATTCAATCTTGATTGCTGATGTGCCTTTACGTGAAGCCGATCCGTTCATTGCGGCGGCCAAAGCAAATGGTATTCAACAAATCTTGATTGCACCGCCTAATGCAAGTGATGAAACTCTTGCCGAGATTGGTCAAAAATCCCAAGGATATACCTATTTACTTGGCCGTGCGGGTGTAACCGGCGCAGAAACTGCCGCCACGATACCTGCTGATGAGTTAATCAGTAAGTTAACCCGCTATGAAGTGGCTCCCCCACTGCTGGGGTTTGGTATATCTCAACCAGCGCAAGTTGCAGAGGCGATTAAAGCTGGTGCCGCAGGTGCTATATCAGGCTCGGCAACGGTTAATATCATTGCAGAGAACCTAGACCAACCCAGCAAAATGTTAAAAGAATTAGGCGAGTTTGTTCAGCAGATGAAAGCCGCTACGCATAAATAA